A part of Pirellulaceae bacterium genomic DNA contains:
- a CDS encoding radical SAM protein yields MVTLLGWLQRDWQSFVHSTRADLRIQPGMYTYRLKPAGGERRVHLRIEADGSGVMFVDVTDVVHLNQTAAELAKWALDGVPQTQAELRWKIRSGRGLRRRQSAKGIAQDIHEIYSMIARLADAGGGCTTCAVGTEHRQPLFSTPIHAPYKADLAITYKCNNDCPHCYNEADRLTLQSMPVEDWMRVVDRLHHVGVPHLIFTGGEATLYPDLPELIAYANQLGPICGLNTNGRRMAQPQYARRLAEAGLNHVQVTLGSHRAEVHDRMMNARSFEQTVQGIRNAQEAGLHTITNTTLMQMNSGEIVQTIEFLHALGIRTFAVNGMIYSGGGFDTGQAIREELMPPLLIRIRDRAAELGMKFLWYTPTMYCRLSPVELEIGAKRCNAGEYSLCVEPNADVLPCQSFYVAAGNLLRDPWESIWHSPLFHSFRDRELDPQAAGLPEMCWKCPDLQLCGGGCRIEREAAAGLRTSGGGCSSGGCSSGGCKSSGCSSGAKSTSQLPLVSVSVADAVQPSPSPSGFVSVKSVQVASAGGKRRGTGAFAE; encoded by the coding sequence GTGGTAACCCTGCTTGGCTGGTTACAGCGCGATTGGCAGTCATTCGTCCACAGCACGCGTGCAGACCTGCGCATCCAGCCTGGCATGTACACCTACCGTTTGAAACCTGCGGGTGGTGAGCGACGGGTGCACTTGCGAATTGAAGCCGATGGCAGTGGTGTGATGTTTGTCGACGTAACGGATGTCGTGCATCTAAATCAAACCGCCGCTGAGTTGGCCAAATGGGCCCTAGATGGTGTACCGCAAACCCAAGCCGAGCTACGCTGGAAAATTCGTAGCGGTCGGGGGCTGCGCAGGCGCCAATCGGCCAAGGGAATTGCCCAGGACATTCACGAAATATACTCGATGATCGCGCGGCTGGCCGATGCCGGTGGTGGCTGCACGACCTGTGCAGTGGGAACCGAACATCGCCAACCACTGTTCAGCACGCCGATCCATGCGCCTTACAAGGCCGATCTGGCAATTACCTATAAGTGCAACAACGACTGCCCTCACTGCTATAACGAGGCCGATCGACTAACGCTGCAGTCGATGCCCGTCGAAGACTGGATGCGTGTTGTCGACCGACTGCACCATGTCGGTGTACCGCATCTGATCTTTACGGGTGGTGAAGCAACGCTGTATCCGGATTTGCCAGAGTTGATTGCATACGCCAATCAGCTCGGCCCCATTTGTGGCTTGAACACCAACGGTCGTCGCATGGCCCAGCCACAGTATGCGCGGCGATTGGCCGAAGCTGGACTGAATCACGTGCAAGTAACTCTCGGCTCGCACCGCGCCGAAGTTCACGACCGCATGATGAACGCCCGGTCATTCGAGCAGACTGTGCAAGGGATACGTAATGCTCAAGAGGCTGGACTGCATACGATTACCAACACCACGTTGATGCAAATGAATTCTGGCGAGATCGTGCAGACGATCGAATTCTTACACGCGCTGGGCATACGCACGTTTGCTGTGAACGGCATGATCTACTCGGGTGGCGGATTTGATACGGGACAGGCCATTCGTGAAGAACTCATGCCGCCACTGCTGATTCGCATTCGCGATCGAGCTGCCGAATTGGGCATGAAGTTCTTGTGGTATACACCGACGATGTACTGCCGCTTGTCTCCGGTGGAATTGGAAATTGGTGCTAAACGTTGCAATGCCGGTGAGTACTCGCTGTGCGTCGAGCCCAATGCGGATGTACTGCCTTGCCAGTCGTTTTACGTAGCTGCCGGCAATTTGCTGCGCGATCCATGGGAGTCGATCTGGCATAGCCCGCTGTTTCATAGCTTTCGCGACCGAGAGCTGGATCCTCAGGCCGCTGGGCTGCCAGAGATGTGTTGGAAGTGCCCCGATCTGCAACTGTGCGGTGGTGGTTGTCGGATTGAGCGCGAAGCCGCAGCCGGATTGCGTACCAGTGGTGGCGGATGCAGCTCCGGCGGCTGTAGCTCCGGTGGTTGCAAAAGCAGTGGCTGCAGTAGCGGTGCGAAGTCAACAAGCCAGTTACCATTGGTGTCGGTTAGTGTGGCGGACGCAGTTCAGCCAAGTCCTTCGCCAAGCGGCTTCGTATCGGTCAAATCGGTGCAAGTCGCCAGTGCAGGCGGTAAGCGTCGCGGCACCGGCGCCTTCGCGGAGTAG
- a CDS encoding penicillin acylase family protein, translating to MFRSLHFMARALIGWLVLVPSMAVLATGLEEYSPPANGSVRVTRDRYGVPHIVARDMRSLFYGAGYCQAEDQIENIALNMLRGQGRSAEYDGLSALPLDHLVRCLDLPGRAVEHYKLLTDNDKLILDAFAAGINDYLAAHRETTADWIQPVTAEQVLAFSDYVDVIFTARNCQEDLAKAGIRLADMQKLPEHEPTLLGSNQFAVAPSRSASRSAILSMDPHLPHTGFFRWYEMHLVGPDINVMGACFYGLPTIGMGRTARSAWCMTVNGPDLGDVFSFQRDPSDPALLKTTKGWERFDIVQEVYRVKTPLGVTEMKLPRQSSPVGPVMVSKDNVAYAFAVPLSDSPDRSAQMMAMAQAKNVAEFRKSLEPLGLVMFNILYADVDGDIFIISNSRLPKRDLRIDSHSIRPGDEQWARWQGYHRTAELPQVLNPPCGYLLNTNSGPQNVTEAVAPRPEDFPPYFMSQQMNSRCRRLTDLLSADKSISWDEVQTYATDTHLIGADTLVPKIIAAIDEGAAQLADQREILEQVRTVLNAWDRRTDVESRGAVLFSSIVRRRDFQTGNSQSDQAAIVGAVVKAAADVQTTFGRLDCPWGDFSRIRRGDVELGVAGNGVREAALDRLGLTALRPTGGDIKEGRRYCQVGTSYAMVVDFSGATRSISILPYGVSENPQSPHFADQLPLYAETKYKPAWFLPEEIRQNAESEVVLTAK from the coding sequence ATGTTTCGTAGTTTGCATTTCATGGCCCGTGCTTTGATTGGCTGGCTGGTGCTGGTTCCATCGATGGCTGTTCTGGCAACTGGCTTGGAGGAATATAGTCCACCAGCTAACGGCTCGGTGCGCGTGACTCGAGATCGTTACGGCGTGCCGCACATTGTGGCTCGCGATATGCGAAGCCTGTTTTATGGAGCTGGCTATTGTCAAGCCGAAGACCAGATTGAAAATATTGCCTTAAATATGTTGCGTGGGCAGGGGCGAAGCGCCGAGTACGATGGTTTGTCTGCCTTGCCATTGGATCACTTGGTGCGTTGCCTTGACTTGCCGGGCCGCGCGGTTGAACACTACAAGTTGCTGACGGACAATGACAAGTTGATATTAGATGCGTTTGCTGCGGGTATCAACGACTATCTCGCAGCGCACCGCGAGACGACCGCCGACTGGATTCAGCCGGTAACTGCTGAGCAGGTGCTGGCGTTTTCCGATTATGTGGATGTGATTTTTACCGCTCGAAATTGCCAAGAAGATTTGGCCAAGGCGGGAATCCGCCTGGCAGACATGCAGAAGTTGCCCGAACACGAGCCGACGCTGTTGGGTTCCAATCAATTCGCGGTCGCGCCATCGCGCTCGGCCAGCCGCAGCGCAATTCTGTCGATGGATCCTCACCTACCGCACACCGGCTTCTTCCGCTGGTATGAAATGCATTTGGTTGGACCAGATATCAACGTGATGGGAGCCTGCTTCTATGGCTTGCCGACGATTGGCATGGGCCGCACCGCACGCAGCGCCTGGTGCATGACCGTCAATGGGCCCGACTTGGGGGACGTATTTAGCTTTCAACGCGATCCGTCGGATCCGGCGCTGCTAAAGACGACCAAGGGCTGGGAGCGGTTTGACATCGTTCAAGAAGTCTATCGCGTGAAAACTCCTTTGGGAGTTACGGAAATGAAATTGCCCAGGCAATCATCGCCGGTAGGTCCGGTCATGGTCAGCAAGGACAATGTCGCATATGCCTTCGCTGTTCCACTCTCGGATTCTCCCGACCGTTCGGCGCAGATGATGGCGATGGCCCAAGCCAAGAACGTAGCAGAATTTCGCAAGTCGTTGGAGCCTCTCGGTCTGGTGATGTTCAATATTCTGTACGCCGACGTCGATGGCGATATCTTTATCATTAGCAACTCTCGACTACCCAAGCGCGATTTGAGAATCGACAGCCACTCGATTCGCCCTGGTGATGAACAGTGGGCCCGCTGGCAAGGCTACCACCGCACCGCTGAGCTACCTCAGGTGCTCAATCCACCATGCGGTTATTTGCTAAATACCAACAGCGGACCGCAAAATGTGACCGAAGCGGTTGCTCCGCGGCCCGAAGATTTCCCGCCCTACTTCATGAGCCAGCAGATGAACTCTCGGTGCCGACGATTGACCGATTTGTTATCAGCCGACAAGTCGATCAGTTGGGACGAGGTACAGACTTATGCGACCGACACGCACTTGATCGGTGCCGATACGCTCGTTCCCAAAATAATAGCCGCCATCGACGAGGGCGCTGCGCAATTAGCCGATCAACGTGAAATTCTGGAGCAAGTTAGAACAGTGCTCAATGCCTGGGACCGCCGCACCGACGTCGAATCGCGCGGAGCGGTGCTGTTTTCCAGTATCGTCAGGCGCCGGGATTTTCAGACGGGAAACAGCCAAAGCGATCAAGCGGCCATTGTAGGCGCGGTCGTGAAGGCTGCTGCAGACGTTCAGACAACGTTTGGAAGGCTGGATTGCCCCTGGGGTGATTTCAGTCGCATTCGCCGAGGTGACGTTGAACTGGGAGTGGCCGGCAACGGAGTCCGCGAGGCAGCCCTGGATCGTTTGGGGTTGACTGCTTTACGGCCCACCGGTGGAGATATCAAAGAGGGCCGGCGCTACTGTCAGGTAGGTACCAGTTACGCAATGGTCGTCGATTTTAGCGGTGCTACCAGGTCGATCAGTATCTTGCCGTATGGCGTCAGTGAGAATCCACAGTCGCCTCACTTTGCTGACCAATTACCGCTGTACGCAGAGACAAAATACAAACCAGCTTGGTTCTTACCAGAAGAAATTCGTCAGAACGCGGAGAGCGAAGTGGTGCTGACGGCGAAGTAG
- a CDS encoding cytochrome c encodes MPHVATSADPSPTVAQAERGWQRLRTEPYAKADLQAELFAELWQVWPEPLKQRAQAASDAERRRMSFSRYGLITDPARPDGPPIGVVEDGHGGWVMSCLSCHQGKVAGQVIPGVGNSHFAFQTLVDDVNRAQLLFKKPRNPMNQMFPLGGSNGTTNAQTFSVFLTAMRDKELNQLPLPIIPKFQHHDLDAPPLWNVKIKRNLYIDGFVPKTHRVIMQFSLVPTNDRQAFIQREDAFRDILDWIESLPAPKYPWPVDQPLANSGEVIYRQSCAQCHGTHGADADYPEVMVPIDEVGTDSVRLTGMPAEHRRFYSESWFGEFGKLEVVEQPVGYIAPPLNGIWASAPYFHNGAVPTLWHVLHSAERPRVWSRTEDGYDQQRVGLEIVTFDRLPAENLSAEERRRYFDTALPSKSASGHFFPDPLSEDDKRALLEYLKTL; translated from the coding sequence ATGCCGCACGTAGCAACGTCTGCCGACCCGTCGCCGACCGTTGCGCAGGCCGAGCGTGGCTGGCAGCGGTTGCGCACCGAGCCCTATGCCAAAGCTGACCTACAGGCTGAACTGTTTGCCGAGCTATGGCAGGTATGGCCTGAGCCTCTTAAGCAGCGAGCGCAAGCCGCCTCCGACGCCGAGCGACGGAGAATGTCGTTTTCGCGCTATGGTTTGATCACAGATCCTGCTCGGCCCGATGGTCCACCGATTGGAGTCGTGGAAGATGGCCACGGCGGTTGGGTAATGAGTTGTCTGTCGTGTCACCAAGGTAAAGTTGCTGGACAAGTCATTCCCGGTGTCGGCAATTCACATTTTGCCTTTCAAACCTTGGTCGATGATGTCAATCGCGCTCAACTGCTGTTCAAGAAGCCGCGAAATCCAATGAATCAGATGTTTCCGTTGGGTGGCTCCAATGGGACGACCAATGCGCAGACGTTTAGCGTCTTTCTGACGGCCATGCGCGATAAAGAGCTGAATCAACTGCCGTTACCAATAATACCCAAGTTCCAACATCACGACCTGGACGCTCCGCCATTGTGGAATGTCAAAATTAAACGCAATCTGTATATCGATGGATTTGTGCCCAAGACGCATCGCGTGATCATGCAGTTTTCGTTAGTACCCACGAATGATCGTCAGGCGTTCATTCAGCGTGAAGATGCCTTCCGCGACATTCTGGATTGGATCGAATCGCTACCCGCACCTAAATATCCCTGGCCGGTTGACCAGCCTTTGGCCAACAGCGGCGAGGTCATCTATCGCCAAAGCTGCGCTCAATGTCACGGCACGCACGGTGCCGACGCCGACTATCCGGAGGTGATGGTGCCGATCGACGAGGTTGGTACCGACAGCGTACGCTTGACCGGCATGCCAGCCGAGCATCGTCGCTTCTATAGCGAGAGTTGGTTTGGTGAGTTTGGAAAGTTGGAAGTTGTCGAGCAGCCCGTGGGCTACATCGCGCCACCATTGAATGGTATTTGGGCCAGTGCGCCCTATTTTCATAACGGAGCAGTGCCAACGTTGTGGCATGTGCTGCATTCAGCCGAGCGACCGCGCGTGTGGTCACGCACCGAAGACGGTTATGATCAGCAACGCGTCGGGCTGGAGATCGTCACCTTCGATCGCCTGCCAGCCGAAAACCTTTCAGCCGAGGAAAGGCGACGATATTTCGACACCGCGCTTCCGAGCAAGAGCGCGTCCGGCCATTTTTTCCCCGACCCTCTCAGCGAAGATGACAAGCGAGCCTTGCTGGAGTACCTGAAGACGCTCTAG
- the hypE gene encoding hydrogenase expression/formation protein HypE gives MNRAEGGLLCPVPLLTDGQRISLAHGDGARLSQRLIQQWILPILGGDTLRELGDAAVLPAVDGPLAMTTDAFVVSPLVFPGGDIGSLAVTGTLNDLAVSGAQPLWIAVALILEEGFPLTQLETFLRSMKRVADEAGVQIVAGDTKVVPAGAADQMFVTTTGVGRMLPGLRSQPTLLQPTDQLIVTGPIAQHGLAVMTARESLAIQHTIRSDCGLLLPAVRALHAAGIPVRAMRDATRGGVAAVLHEWATASHHTLTLHERDIPLADEARGLCELLGLDPLLVANEGTMLLAVPQECAPSAIHTLRQTEIASAATIVGHVRSRDVAPVTIIRSLGRDVPLDLPAGAMLPRIC, from the coding sequence ATGAATCGCGCGGAGGGTGGCTTGCTCTGCCCAGTTCCTCTACTGACCGATGGCCAAAGGATCAGTTTGGCTCATGGTGATGGAGCGCGGCTAAGCCAACGACTTATCCAGCAATGGATTCTACCCATCCTGGGTGGAGATACCTTACGCGAACTGGGCGATGCCGCTGTATTGCCAGCCGTGGATGGTCCATTAGCCATGACGACTGACGCCTTTGTCGTGTCGCCACTGGTCTTTCCTGGCGGGGATATCGGCTCTCTGGCAGTGACAGGTACTCTGAATGATCTGGCCGTTTCAGGCGCGCAGCCGTTGTGGATTGCCGTCGCACTGATCTTGGAAGAGGGATTTCCGCTGACTCAGTTGGAAACGTTTCTACGCAGCATGAAGCGCGTGGCGGACGAGGCTGGTGTACAAATCGTCGCTGGCGATACGAAGGTCGTACCCGCTGGCGCTGCCGACCAGATGTTTGTGACCACCACCGGTGTTGGCCGAATGCTGCCTGGACTGCGCAGCCAGCCGACGCTTCTGCAACCGACCGACCAATTAATTGTTACCGGCCCGATTGCGCAGCACGGCTTGGCAGTCATGACTGCTCGCGAGTCCTTGGCCATTCAGCACACGATCCGTAGCGATTGCGGATTGTTGCTGCCCGCTGTCCGGGCGCTGCATGCAGCCGGCATACCGGTGCGAGCCATGCGCGACGCCACCCGTGGCGGGGTAGCCGCCGTTCTGCACGAATGGGCCACCGCCAGCCATCACACGCTGACCCTGCACGAGCGGGACATCCCGTTAGCCGATGAAGCTCGCGGACTGTGCGAACTGTTAGGACTCGATCCGCTGCTGGTGGCCAATGAAGGCACCATGCTACTGGCCGTACCTCAAGAGTGCGCCCCGTCCGCGATCCACACCCTGCGCCAAACAGAAATTGCCAGCGCCGCAACCATTGTCGGTCACGTTCGCAGCCGCGACGTTGCCCCCGTAACCATCATCCGCTCCCTAGGTCGCGATGTTCCACTGGATCTACCCGCCGGGGCGATGCTGCCCAGGATTTGCTGA
- the hypD gene encoding hydrogenase formation protein HypD, with product MKHVDEYRDARTATQLVEKIQRLATRRWTLMEVCGGQTHGILRHGVDQALADAVQLLHGPGCPVCVSPVWAIDQAITLAQRPGTILASFGDMLRVPGTDGSLQQAKSRGAEVRVVYSPLDAVTMARQSPQSQVVFLAVGFETTAPATALAVLQAERLALKNFKVLSVHVRVLPAMEAIASAPHNQVQAFLAAGHVCTVMGHQVYQPFVQRYNMPVVVTGFEPVDLLQGIFECIRMLECGDVDVVNAYPRSVRSAGNENAQRLLDQVFQISDQTWRGMGRIAHGGLVLRPQYAQFDALAQLDQPACTVDVDHGCRSGEVMTGRMRPPQCPHFGLTCTPQQPLGAPMVSSEGACAAYFTYHSPAAVDTTAGSPQPSES from the coding sequence ATGAAACATGTCGACGAATATCGCGATGCGCGCACGGCCACGCAGTTGGTCGAAAAGATTCAGCGTTTGGCCACGCGTCGCTGGACGTTGATGGAGGTCTGTGGTGGGCAGACACACGGCATTTTGCGACACGGGGTGGATCAAGCGCTGGCCGACGCCGTGCAGCTACTGCATGGCCCCGGCTGCCCGGTGTGCGTATCGCCCGTGTGGGCCATCGATCAGGCCATTACCTTGGCTCAGCGACCGGGAACGATCTTGGCCAGTTTCGGAGATATGCTCCGCGTGCCGGGAACCGATGGCAGCCTGCAGCAGGCTAAGAGTCGCGGTGCCGAGGTGCGCGTCGTCTATTCGCCGCTGGATGCGGTGACCATGGCTCGCCAATCGCCTCAGTCACAAGTCGTGTTCCTGGCGGTTGGCTTCGAGACGACAGCTCCAGCGACCGCCTTGGCCGTATTACAAGCGGAGCGACTAGCACTGAAAAACTTCAAAGTATTATCGGTCCATGTGCGTGTGTTGCCGGCGATGGAAGCGATCGCCAGTGCGCCGCATAACCAGGTTCAAGCATTTTTAGCTGCTGGGCATGTCTGTACGGTGATGGGCCATCAGGTTTACCAACCGTTTGTCCAGCGTTACAACATGCCAGTGGTAGTGACCGGCTTCGAGCCGGTCGATTTGCTACAAGGAATTTTTGAATGTATACGGATGTTGGAATGCGGGGATGTTGATGTGGTGAACGCCTATCCGCGCAGCGTCCGTAGTGCCGGCAACGAGAATGCTCAGCGGCTCCTGGACCAGGTCTTTCAGATCAGTGATCAGACATGGCGCGGCATGGGCAGGATTGCCCATGGAGGGCTGGTGCTGCGTCCTCAGTACGCACAATTTGATGCGCTGGCGCAGCTTGATCAGCCCGCCTGCACCGTCGACGTAGACCATGGATGTCGCAGTGGTGAAGTGATGACCGGACGCATGCGTCCGCCACAATGCCCTCACTTTGGCCTGACCTGTACACCTCAACAGCCGCTGGGTGCACCGATGGTGTCTAGCGAAGGGGCCTGCGCGGCCTACTTCACCTACCATTCACCGGCGGCTGTGGATACAACTGCGGGCTCGCCCCAACCGTCAGAAAGTTAG
- a CDS encoding HypC/HybG/HupF family hydrogenase formation chaperone codes for MCLAIPGQVVRWVERQPPFCEAEVDFLGVRRVCNLSCVPEAREGDYVIVHAGVAISLVDTKAAEQLLSQLSQPEVFEELGGDQP; via the coding sequence ATGTGCTTAGCGATTCCGGGACAGGTGGTGCGGTGGGTTGAAAGACAGCCACCGTTCTGTGAAGCGGAAGTGGATTTTTTGGGCGTGCGCCGCGTGTGCAATCTGTCGTGTGTGCCCGAAGCTCGCGAAGGCGACTATGTGATCGTGCATGCCGGTGTGGCTATTAGTTTGGTTGATACTAAGGCCGCTGAGCAGTTGCTGAGTCAACTATCGCAACCAGAGGTTTTCGAAGAACTCGGCGGAGACCAGCCATGA
- the hypF gene encoding carbamoyltransferase HypF: MSLTDTDHQATVGSTAALRLTLLGQVQGIGYRPALARLAEQLDLHGWVANTPHGVQVHVEGQPDKIRRFTELCTATCPEGGHVADMLLESAPPSHTCSFHIVEHSLPVNLRTSVPVDRVVCGACRQEIANTDNHRYGYWLTSCSQCGPRYSIIETMPYERFSSSMAAFEMCDVCQREYQCSSDRRFHAQTTCCPRCGPSLTGLDQSLACLQSGGILGVKGLGGYQLIVDASDDLAVKRLRTCKGRPAKPLAVMVADLEAARKLAILQPDDEVTLAGPAGPIVICQLRSPQVGSQTLPESITCGLGSLGIMLPTTPLHVWLAAHISPLVVTSANVESQPILYGSLEELDPEFPLADHWIDHDRTIRRPIDDSVVQNVGSRQVTVRSARGLAPLSLPIPERLLRHQVVAVGGHQKVALALCNGYQAVLGPHMGDMVTTQSRRRLIQQIDDCCTLYGCRPTVVVHDCHPDYFTTQWAREVAARQSLRLVAVQHHHAHIASGMLEAGWCEQQVLGLAWDGTGLGTDTLIWGGETLVASLSDFKRVASLRPFQLPGGEIAISEPWRIAAAMISEVQRWDGSFQAQPFVPATSRGRATAWLADSPSTVWSTSMGRLFDAVAALVLPGELGCQSVGYEGHFAALLETLCDPAATGHYPLPIHSMELAHSEIEHELDWRPMMRAVVCDLQHGLPRSAVAMRFHRTIARLASQIHRLFPELPMVLAGGVFQNRVLLQLMIEDLESSGIALAIPSKIPINDGGLAAGQLAVALAQVEATACA, encoded by the coding sequence ATGAGTCTGACTGACACCGACCACCAAGCAACCGTAGGATCAACCGCGGCTCTGCGTCTGACGCTGCTGGGGCAGGTCCAAGGCATCGGCTACCGCCCCGCGCTGGCGCGACTGGCTGAACAGCTAGATCTGCATGGCTGGGTAGCCAACACGCCGCACGGTGTTCAGGTGCATGTCGAAGGCCAACCCGATAAGATCAGGCGTTTCACTGAGCTGTGTACTGCAACCTGTCCTGAGGGAGGCCATGTCGCGGATATGCTTTTGGAGTCCGCTCCGCCTAGCCACACCTGCTCGTTTCACATTGTCGAACACTCACTCCCAGTCAACCTCCGCACGTCTGTTCCCGTCGATCGCGTCGTCTGCGGCGCTTGTCGCCAGGAGATAGCCAATACAGATAATCATCGCTATGGCTATTGGCTGACCAGTTGCAGCCAATGCGGACCGCGTTACTCGATAATCGAGACGATGCCATACGAGCGATTTTCCAGCAGCATGGCAGCGTTCGAAATGTGCGATGTGTGTCAACGTGAATACCAGTGTAGCTCGGACCGCCGCTTTCACGCACAAACCACTTGCTGTCCGCGCTGTGGACCGTCCTTGACTGGCCTGGACCAGAGCTTGGCCTGCTTGCAATCCGGTGGCATTCTAGGTGTCAAAGGACTGGGGGGTTATCAGCTCATAGTCGATGCCTCTGATGATTTGGCAGTCAAGCGTTTGCGAACCTGCAAGGGACGACCGGCCAAACCACTGGCAGTAATGGTCGCCGATTTGGAAGCGGCGCGAAAACTGGCCATCCTGCAGCCAGACGACGAAGTAACGCTGGCCGGACCCGCTGGGCCAATCGTAATCTGCCAACTACGCAGCCCGCAAGTCGGCAGTCAGACGTTGCCTGAGAGTATCACCTGCGGTCTGGGCAGCCTAGGCATCATGCTGCCGACAACGCCGCTGCATGTCTGGCTAGCCGCGCACATCAGCCCACTGGTGGTTACTAGCGCTAACGTGGAAAGTCAGCCGATTCTCTATGGCAGCCTTGAAGAGTTAGACCCCGAGTTTCCCTTGGCTGATCATTGGATCGACCACGATCGCACGATACGGCGACCAATCGACGATAGCGTAGTTCAAAATGTGGGGAGCCGGCAAGTCACGGTGCGGTCAGCTCGCGGCTTGGCTCCTTTGTCATTGCCAATACCAGAACGGTTATTACGACACCAGGTCGTAGCGGTCGGTGGGCATCAAAAGGTTGCCTTGGCGCTGTGCAATGGTTATCAAGCGGTCTTGGGACCACACATGGGCGACATGGTTACAACTCAATCACGCCGCAGACTGATACAGCAAATCGACGATTGCTGCACACTATACGGCTGCCGACCGACGGTCGTTGTACATGATTGCCACCCGGATTATTTCACTACTCAATGGGCCAGGGAAGTGGCCGCCAGACAATCACTGCGTCTGGTTGCTGTCCAGCACCACCACGCACATATCGCCAGTGGCATGTTGGAGGCGGGTTGGTGCGAACAGCAGGTGCTTGGACTGGCTTGGGACGGTACGGGTTTGGGCACCGATACGTTGATTTGGGGAGGTGAGACACTTGTCGCTTCGCTCAGTGATTTTAAGCGCGTCGCCTCGCTGCGACCGTTTCAATTGCCCGGCGGCGAGATCGCAATTTCCGAACCTTGGCGCATTGCAGCAGCCATGATTAGTGAGGTTCAGAGATGGGACGGATCGTTTCAAGCTCAACCTTTCGTACCAGCCACTAGTCGTGGGCGGGCGACGGCCTGGCTGGCAGACAGTCCGTCCACCGTTTGGAGCACGAGCATGGGTCGCCTGTTCGATGCGGTCGCCGCACTGGTTCTGCCTGGCGAACTAGGTTGCCAGTCAGTGGGCTATGAAGGACACTTCGCAGCACTGCTTGAAACGCTGTGTGATCCAGCGGCCACCGGTCACTATCCATTGCCCATCCACTCCATGGAGCTAGCTCACTCGGAAATCGAGCATGAACTCGATTGGCGACCGATGATGCGTGCAGTTGTCTGCGACCTTCAGCACGGCCTGCCGCGATCGGCTGTAGCCATGAGATTCCACCGCACCATCGCTCGACTAGCCAGCCAAATCCACCGACTATTTCCAGAGTTGCCGATGGTGCTGGCAGGAGGCGTGTTTCAGAATCGAGTTTTGTTGCAATTGATGATCGAAGACCTAGAATCATCGGGTATAGCGCTGGCCATCCCCTCCAAAATTCCGATCAATGATGGTGGCTTGGCAGCTGGGCAATTGGCCGTAGCGCTGGCTCAAGTGGAGGCCACAGCATGTGCTTAG
- the hypB gene encoding hydrogenase nickel incorporation protein HypB — protein sequence MNTTEHLRVTVRRDVLAEQRADAAEHRRRMTKRGTLVVNMVSSPGAGKTALLEATAKHWQGRHTMAVLVGDLETDRDAQRLSPWTPVAQLTTGGACHLELPLVGRGLQALGDPQVDFLFIENVGNLVCPASHDLGEHLRVVMLSVTDGDDKPGKYPKMFRSSHTLVISKLDLLPYVPFNVSNAIQDARQVQPDLEVLQISALRGQGIQTWYEHLEERRRTLLGSQAETRLTP from the coding sequence ATGAATACCACAGAACATCTACGCGTGACAGTTCGTCGAGACGTGTTGGCGGAACAGAGGGCTGACGCAGCTGAACATCGTCGGCGTATGACAAAGCGCGGTACGCTGGTCGTGAACATGGTCTCATCTCCCGGTGCCGGAAAGACAGCCCTGCTTGAAGCGACCGCCAAACATTGGCAAGGGCGTCATACAATGGCGGTTTTGGTTGGCGATTTAGAGACCGATCGCGATGCCCAGCGACTGTCGCCGTGGACTCCGGTGGCGCAACTGACCACCGGTGGAGCCTGTCACTTGGAATTGCCATTGGTTGGTCGAGGGCTCCAAGCTCTCGGAGATCCGCAAGTCGATTTTCTATTTATCGAAAACGTGGGCAATCTGGTCTGCCCGGCCAGCCACGATCTAGGGGAGCACCTGCGGGTCGTTATGCTGAGCGTTACCGACGGCGATGACAAACCCGGCAAATACCCCAAAATGTTTCGTTCCAGCCACACGTTAGTCATTAGCAAACTGGACTTGTTGCCCTATGTACCCTTCAATGTATCCAATGCCATTCAGGATGCTCGGCAAGTTCAGCCGGATTTAGAAGTGCTGCAGATCAGCGCGCTGCGCGGTCAGGGCATCCAGACATGGTATGAGCACCTAGAAGAAAGACGGCGAACTCTGCTGGGCTCTCAAGCAGAGACTAGGCTAACCCCATGA